Proteins from one Streptomyces sp. 840.1 genomic window:
- a CDS encoding sugar ABC transporter substrate-binding protein has translation MTRTLRGAIALAGAAALSLGAVATSGAAQPGAGRAAADDVKIGLLLPESKTTRYEKFDKPYIENKIKELAPGAQIDYYNAAESATTQQQQVNTALAKGDKVLILDAVDSKSIQSSVQKARAAGVKVVAYDRLAQGPVDSYVSYDNRKVGELQGKALLAALGSKAGSGEIVMQNGSPTDPNAAEFKAGAHSVLDGKVKIGKEYDTPNWDPNNANQQMAGAISALGKNNIIGVYSANDGLAAGIATALKAAGMNVPLTGQDAQLDAIQRILLGTQTITVEKPYKPEADIAAEMAVALAQGKDIPKSLTPTTVTSGSGEKVPARLLTPVVVDKDNIKGTVVKDGLYTVKDICTPAYAAACAKAGLQ, from the coding sequence ATGACCCGTACATTGCGGGGCGCGATAGCCCTGGCCGGAGCGGCGGCCCTGTCCCTGGGCGCGGTGGCGACCAGCGGCGCGGCGCAGCCGGGAGCGGGCCGAGCGGCAGCGGACGACGTGAAGATCGGTCTGCTGCTGCCGGAGAGCAAGACCACGCGGTACGAGAAGTTCGACAAGCCGTACATCGAGAACAAGATCAAGGAACTGGCACCGGGCGCGCAGATCGACTACTACAACGCCGCCGAGAGTGCCACCACCCAGCAGCAGCAGGTGAACACCGCCCTCGCCAAGGGCGACAAGGTGCTCATCCTGGACGCCGTGGACTCCAAGTCGATCCAGTCGTCCGTGCAGAAGGCGCGGGCCGCAGGCGTGAAGGTCGTCGCGTACGACCGCCTCGCCCAGGGCCCCGTCGACAGCTACGTCTCGTACGACAACCGCAAGGTCGGTGAGTTGCAGGGCAAGGCGCTGCTCGCCGCCCTCGGGAGCAAGGCCGGCAGCGGCGAGATCGTGATGCAGAACGGTTCGCCGACCGACCCGAACGCCGCCGAGTTCAAGGCGGGTGCCCACTCCGTCCTCGACGGCAAGGTGAAGATCGGCAAGGAGTACGACACCCCGAACTGGGACCCGAACAACGCCAACCAGCAGATGGCGGGCGCCATCAGCGCCCTGGGCAAGAACAACATCATCGGCGTCTACTCGGCCAACGACGGCCTGGCCGCCGGTATCGCCACCGCTCTCAAGGCGGCCGGTATGAACGTGCCGTTGACCGGCCAGGACGCCCAGCTCGACGCGATCCAGCGGATCCTGCTCGGTACCCAGACCATCACCGTGGAGAAGCCGTACAAGCCGGAGGCGGACATCGCCGCCGAGATGGCGGTCGCGCTCGCCCAGGGCAAGGACATCCCCAAGTCCCTGACGCCCACCACGGTCACCAGCGGCAGCGGTGAGAAGGTCCCGGCCAGGCTGCTGACGCCGGTCGTGGTCGACAAGGACAACATCAAGGGCACCGTCGTCAAGGACGGCCTGTACACGGTCAAGGACATCTGCACTCCCGCCTACGCCGCCGCGTGCGCGAAGGCGGGCCTCCAGTAG
- a CDS encoding histidine-type phosphatase: MQKRTVAVALTLTASALLSTAAPAQASPSPGRYYGTKAPYAPQQNVRAYQQAPEGFVPVFTESVSRHGSRAASDSEDGDLILALWSKAASEGQLTRAGERFGGEVRSLLAAMDEVGYGQLSGRGERELVDTAARLEKRLPTLFGRIVRNSERIDIVNSGKDRAVDSGNLFATALADNDPALEPLITPARTDADLLYFHKSAGGEEYRDYVDNDKRLAATLKRITDQPATRTAARNVLEKIFKPAFVKRVSAGEFSGIGTGTQAAQAVYALYSIAPAMSDEGSWNMERYIAPRDARWFAYLGDAEDFYEKGPGFSDSDITYRMANVLLDDFFEKIDAKRAGTANVGAELRFTHAEEIIPLAALMGLPGSTEPASPAKPYTYADNAWRGASVAPMAANIQWDLYRKTGKGSGGSRGSRYLVRMLYNERQTAFKQGCEPVSKGSYFYDADELKRCFGRAAS; the protein is encoded by the coding sequence ATGCAGAAACGAACCGTCGCCGTCGCTCTGACGCTCACCGCATCCGCCCTGCTGTCGACGGCGGCGCCGGCCCAGGCGAGCCCCTCTCCCGGCCGCTACTACGGCACGAAGGCCCCGTACGCACCCCAACAGAACGTGCGGGCCTACCAGCAGGCCCCCGAGGGGTTCGTCCCGGTGTTCACCGAGAGCGTCTCCCGCCACGGATCCCGCGCGGCGTCCGACAGCGAGGACGGCGACCTGATCCTCGCGCTGTGGTCGAAGGCCGCGAGCGAGGGGCAACTCACCCGCGCGGGCGAGCGCTTCGGCGGCGAGGTGCGGTCTCTGCTCGCGGCCATGGACGAGGTCGGATACGGACAGCTCAGCGGCCGGGGTGAGCGCGAGCTCGTGGATACCGCGGCCCGGCTGGAGAAGCGGCTCCCCACGCTCTTCGGGCGGATCGTCAGGAACTCCGAGCGGATCGACATCGTCAACTCCGGCAAGGACCGCGCCGTCGACAGCGGCAATCTGTTCGCGACGGCCCTGGCTGACAACGACCCCGCCCTCGAGCCGCTCATCACGCCGGCCAGGACCGACGCCGACCTGCTCTACTTCCACAAGTCGGCCGGCGGCGAGGAGTACCGGGACTACGTCGACAACGACAAGCGACTGGCCGCCACGCTCAAGCGGATCACCGATCAGCCGGCCACCCGGACCGCCGCCCGCAACGTCCTGGAGAAGATCTTCAAGCCGGCCTTCGTCAAGCGGGTCTCGGCCGGTGAGTTCTCCGGGATCGGCACCGGCACGCAAGCCGCGCAGGCGGTCTACGCCCTCTACAGCATCGCTCCGGCCATGTCCGACGAGGGCAGTTGGAACATGGAGCGCTACATCGCGCCGCGTGACGCCCGGTGGTTCGCCTACCTGGGCGATGCCGAGGACTTCTACGAGAAGGGCCCGGGATTCTCCGACAGCGACATCACCTACAGGATGGCGAACGTCCTGCTCGATGACTTCTTCGAGAAGATCGACGCCAAGCGGGCCGGGACCGCGAACGTGGGCGCCGAGCTGCGCTTCACCCACGCGGAGGAGATCATCCCGCTGGCCGCGCTCATGGGTCTGCCCGGCAGCACGGAGCCGGCATCGCCGGCGAAGCCGTACACGTACGCCGACAACGCCTGGCGAGGCGCGTCGGTGGCGCCCATGGCCGCGAACATCCAGTGGGACCTGTACCGGAAGACGGGAAAGGGGAGCGGGGGAAGCCGGGGGAGCAGGTACCTGGTGCGGATGCTCTACAACGAGAGGCAGACCGCTTTCAAGCAGGGCTGTGAGCCGGTGTCGAAGGGGAGTTACTTCTACGACGCCGACGAGCTGAAGCGCTGCTTCGGCCGCGCCGCGTCCTGA
- a CDS encoding flavodoxin family protein, which translates to MATLLIVHHTPSPNCQALFEAVVSGATTEGIEGVRVVRRAALAATASDVLAADGLLLGTPANLGYMSGALKHFFDQVYYPCLDATRGRPFGYYVHGGNDVTGAVRAIESITTGLGWRRAADAVTVTGEPGKADTQACWELGATLASGLMD; encoded by the coding sequence GTGGCCACTTTGCTGATCGTCCATCACACACCATCGCCGAACTGCCAGGCGCTGTTCGAAGCCGTCGTCTCCGGCGCGACGACGGAGGGGATCGAGGGCGTCCGGGTCGTGCGGCGCGCGGCACTCGCCGCCACGGCGTCCGACGTGCTCGCCGCCGACGGCCTGCTGCTGGGGACCCCGGCCAACCTCGGCTACATGTCCGGCGCCCTCAAGCACTTCTTCGACCAGGTGTACTACCCGTGCCTGGACGCGACGCGCGGCCGGCCCTTCGGGTACTACGTGCACGGCGGCAACGACGTCACCGGTGCCGTCCGGGCCATCGAGTCGATCACCACGGGCCTGGGATGGCGGCGGGCGGCCGACGCCGTGACGGTGACGGGCGAACCGGGCAAGGCCGACACGCAGGCGTGCTGGGAGCTGGGGGCGACGCTCGCAAGCGGCCTGATGGACTGA
- a CDS encoding ATP-binding cassette domain-containing protein, producing MPEAPVLTLRGISKRFGAVQALSGFDLDVRPGEVVALVGDNGAGKSTAVKTIAGVNRPDEGVIEWQGRRVTIDRPHDAQHLGIATVYQDLALCDNLDVVGNLFLGRELRRFGVLDEVRMDRRSRELLDTLSIRIPSVRIPVASLSGGQRQTVAIARSLIGEPKVVILDEPTAALGVEQTAEVLDLVERLRDRGLGTILVSHNMVDVMAVADRIAVMRLGRNNGFFDRRSTTTEEIISAITGATDSAVTRRQARKAEEER from the coding sequence TTGCCGGAAGCACCTGTGCTCACACTGCGGGGGATCTCCAAACGCTTCGGTGCCGTCCAGGCGCTGTCGGGCTTCGATCTGGACGTCCGCCCAGGCGAGGTCGTCGCGCTCGTCGGTGACAACGGCGCCGGGAAGTCCACCGCGGTCAAGACGATCGCGGGGGTCAACCGACCGGACGAGGGCGTCATCGAATGGCAGGGCCGCCGGGTGACCATCGACCGGCCGCACGACGCCCAGCACCTCGGTATCGCGACCGTCTACCAGGACCTGGCCCTGTGCGACAACCTCGACGTGGTCGGCAACCTCTTCCTCGGCCGCGAACTGCGCCGTTTCGGCGTGCTCGACGAGGTCCGCATGGACCGGCGCAGCAGAGAGCTGCTCGACACCCTGTCCATCCGCATCCCCAGTGTCCGCATCCCGGTCGCCTCCCTGTCCGGCGGGCAGCGCCAGACGGTGGCGATCGCCCGTTCCCTCATCGGTGAACCGAAGGTCGTTATCCTCGACGAGCCCACCGCGGCCCTGGGTGTGGAGCAGACGGCCGAGGTCCTCGACCTGGTCGAGCGGCTCCGGGACCGGGGCCTCGGGACCATTCTGGTCAGCCACAACATGGTGGACGTGATGGCGGTCGCGGACCGGATCGCGGTCATGCGGCTGGGACGCAACAACGGTTTCTTCGACCGGCGTTCCACCACCACCGAGGAGATCATCTCCGCCATCACGGGTGCTACCGACAGCGCCGTGACCCGCCGTCAGGCCCGTAAGGCGGAGGAGGAGCGATGA
- a CDS encoding MarR family winged helix-turn-helix transcriptional regulator: MTLESDPSGLADDGPLNTVDALVQLSFLIHRIVSAAGAEHELSVIQIRLLGILRDRRAGMVELGRHLGLDKSSMTGLVGRAEKRGLVERTPSPYDGRAVLVTLTPGGRRLAGQCADEIGRRVGALTDELPAARRAQLTELAASLLRARRPGPGAGEQSL, translated from the coding sequence ATGACCCTCGAATCCGACCCGTCCGGCCTTGCCGACGACGGGCCCCTGAACACGGTGGACGCGCTGGTGCAGCTGTCCTTCCTGATCCACCGCATCGTCTCCGCCGCCGGCGCGGAGCACGAGCTGTCGGTCATCCAGATCCGGCTGCTCGGCATCCTGCGCGACCGGCGGGCGGGCATGGTCGAGCTCGGACGCCACCTCGGCCTGGACAAGTCCTCGATGACCGGTCTGGTCGGCCGCGCGGAGAAGCGCGGCCTGGTCGAGCGCACACCCTCCCCGTACGACGGCCGCGCCGTCCTCGTCACCCTGACCCCCGGCGGGAGGCGGCTCGCCGGACAGTGCGCGGACGAGATCGGCCGCCGGGTGGGCGCGCTCACCGACGAGCTGCCCGCCGCCCGGCGTGCCCAGCTCACCGAGCTCGCCGCCTCCCTCCTGCGGGCGCGCCGGCCGGGGCCCGGTGCCGGGGAGCAGAGCCTGTGA
- a CDS encoding sugar ABC transporter permease — MTRNRSRGDDAQEPARAATPAVDTRLLVREEGLRGYLREFWRKLRSGELGSLPVVLAVIIIWTVFGSLNSTFLSAQNLSDLSQQIVGTGMIAVGIVFVLLLGEIDLSVGSVSGLCAAIFAVLNVLNGMNEWLALLIAVLGGAAVGLIHGFFFAKVGVPAFVVTLAGNLAWNGLMLQVLGSSGTVNIPSDSIVAELYSTIYGSPVAAYAAAAAGVGLFLAASLLDAGRRRAAKVPSRPVTEIVLRAAVLAAIAFATAYILNRYEGLPLALLIFLILLVLLDFVLRRTTYGRKIFAVGGNVEGARRAGIGVASIRMSVFSIAGTMAGVGGIFLAGQIQSASQTSGGGNLLMNVIAAAVIGGTSLFGGRGSVWSALLGALVIGSIQSGMNIMGVSNAVQFMITGAVLLAAVVVDSLSRRSQKAAGRA; from the coding sequence ATGACCAGGAACCGCTCCCGCGGCGACGACGCACAGGAACCGGCACGGGCCGCCACCCCCGCCGTCGACACCCGGCTGCTCGTGCGCGAGGAGGGACTCCGAGGCTACCTGCGGGAGTTCTGGCGAAAGCTGCGGAGCGGCGAGCTGGGTTCCCTGCCCGTCGTCCTTGCCGTGATCATCATCTGGACCGTGTTCGGCAGCCTCAACAGCACGTTCCTCTCGGCACAGAACCTCTCCGACCTCAGCCAGCAGATCGTCGGCACCGGCATGATCGCCGTCGGGATCGTCTTCGTCCTGCTCCTCGGCGAGATCGACCTCTCCGTCGGCTCCGTCAGCGGCCTGTGCGCCGCGATCTTCGCCGTACTGAACGTCCTGAACGGCATGAACGAGTGGCTGGCGCTCCTGATCGCCGTCCTCGGCGGAGCGGCTGTGGGCCTCATCCACGGCTTCTTCTTCGCGAAGGTCGGCGTGCCCGCGTTCGTCGTCACCCTGGCCGGCAACCTCGCCTGGAACGGGCTGATGCTCCAGGTGCTCGGCTCCAGCGGAACGGTCAACATCCCGAGCGACAGCATCGTCGCGGAGCTCTACTCGACCATCTACGGCAGCCCGGTCGCCGCCTACGCTGCGGCGGCCGCGGGGGTCGGGCTGTTCCTGGCGGCATCGCTCCTGGACGCCGGTCGCCGCAGGGCGGCCAAGGTACCGTCGCGGCCGGTCACCGAGATCGTGCTGCGTGCGGCTGTCCTCGCCGCGATCGCCTTCGCCACCGCGTACATCCTCAACCGGTACGAGGGCCTGCCGCTGGCTCTGCTGATCTTCCTGATCCTGCTGGTGCTACTGGACTTCGTGCTGCGCCGCACCACGTACGGGCGGAAGATCTTCGCCGTCGGCGGCAACGTCGAGGGCGCGCGGCGGGCCGGAATCGGCGTGGCGTCCATCCGGATGTCCGTCTTCTCGATCGCCGGCACCATGGCGGGGGTCGGCGGCATCTTCCTGGCCGGGCAGATCCAGTCCGCGAGCCAGACCTCGGGCGGCGGCAACCTGCTGATGAACGTCATCGCCGCGGCCGTCATCGGGGGTACGAGTCTCTTCGGCGGGCGGGGTTCGGTCTGGTCGGCCCTGCTCGGCGCCCTGGTGATCGGGTCCATCCAGTCGGGGATGAACATCATGGGGGTCAGCAACGCCGTCCAGTTCATGATCACGGGGGCCGTGCTGCTGGCGGCCGTGGTCGTCGACTCCCTCTCGCGCAGGAGCCAGAAGGCGGCGGGACGAGCCTGA
- a CDS encoding helix-turn-helix transcriptional regulator: MDDQRLANLAHLRRARDLVDREYARPLDVTAMASRALMSPGHFSRAFREAYGETPYSYLMTRRVERAMALLRTGMSVTDACMTVGCTSLGSFSSRFTELVGMTPSAYRAGDHSAVLALPACLARAHTRPVRDQPARIGEPSA, encoded by the coding sequence ATGGACGACCAGCGCCTCGCCAACCTCGCGCACCTGCGCCGGGCCCGGGATCTCGTCGACCGGGAGTACGCGCGGCCGCTGGACGTGACGGCCATGGCGAGCCGCGCGCTGATGTCACCGGGCCACTTCTCCCGGGCATTCCGGGAGGCCTACGGCGAGACGCCGTACAGCTACCTCATGACCCGGCGGGTCGAGCGGGCGATGGCCCTGCTGCGCACGGGCATGAGCGTGACCGACGCGTGCATGACGGTCGGCTGTACCTCCCTCGGCTCGTTCAGCTCCCGGTTCACCGAACTCGTGGGGATGACGCCGAGCGCGTACCGGGCCGGCGACCACAGCGCCGTGCTGGCGTTGCCCGCGTGCCTGGCCAGGGCGCACACCCGGCCGGTCAGGGACCAGCCGGCCAGGATCGGCGAGCCGTCGGCCTGA